In the genome of Augochlora pura isolate Apur16 chromosome 8, APUR_v2.2.1, whole genome shotgun sequence, one region contains:
- the Alpha-spec gene encoding alpha spectrin — translation MDQITPKEVKILENPEDIQERRDQVLGRYANFKAEARNKRDKLEDSRRFQYFKRDADELEGWIYEKLQAASDESYKDPTNLQAKIQKHQAFEAEVAAHSNAIVSLDNTGSEMIAQHHFASDVIRKRLEELHRLWELLLSRLADKGLKLQQALVLVQFIRHCDEVMFWIHDKEAFVTTDEFGHDLEHVEVLQRKFDEFQKDMASQEYRVTEVNELADKLLLDGHPERDTILRRKEELNESWQRLKQLAVLRQEKLFGAHEIQRFNRDADETMAWIAEKDVVLSSDDFGRDLASVQTLQRKHEGIERDLAALEDKVYSLGTEADRLAAIHQADHSKQIQAKRAEILQSWESLTAKAKERRLKLDESYYLHRFLADYRDLVSWMNDMKAIISADELAKDVAGAEALVDRHQEHKGEIDARADSFDATTLAGNNLLEKKHYAAEEVAKKLNSLAEDKQSLLSLWEKRRILYEQCVDLQLFYRDTEQADAWMAKQEAFLANEDLGDSLDSVEALIKKHEDFDKSLAAQEDKIKILDEFAGKLIEGEHYAADDVAQRRQSLLERRAVLLEKSAQRRRRLEDAYKLQQFERDCDETKGWVNEKLKFATDDSYLDPTNLNGKVQKHQNFEQELNANSTRMAEMVATGQELIEDGHYASSRIGTRTDEIMRLWECLTQATEKKGAKLQEASQQQQFNRTVEDIELWLSEVEGQLMSEDYGKDLTSVQNLQKKHALLEADVASHSDRIDSIAQAADQFVKSGHFDANNIKVKQDQLQSRYGALQRPMSVRKQRLLDSLQVQQLFRDIEDEEAWIREKEPVAASTNRGRDLIGVQNLQKKHQAVLAEINNHEPRVAAVCQAGATMLQESHFAAEEVSQRLAALDEHWGQLKEKARQRKTDLDDSLQAHQYFADANEAESWMKEKRPIVMNADYGKDEDSSEALLKKHEALVSDLEAFASTIAALKEQAQSCRQQETPTIDITGKECVVALYDYTEKSPREVSMKKGDTLTLLNSNNKDWWKVEVNDRQGFVPAAYVKRVEPEAGLSASQQNLAREQSSIAARQAQIEGQYDDLLRLARERQNKLNETAKAYVLVREAAELATWIKDKENHAQVQDVGEDLEQVEVMQKKFDDFQADLKANEVRLAEMNEIAVQLMSLGQTEAALKIQTQIQDLNEKWTSLQTLTAERANQLGSAHEVQRFHRDVDETKDWIREKDAALNNDDLGKDLRSVQALQRKHEGLERDLAALGDKIKQLDETANRLMQSHPETAEQTYAKQKEINEEWTQLTAKANSRKEKLLDSYDLQRFLSDYRDLMAWINSMMGLVATEELASDSTGAEALLDRHQEHRIEIDARAGTFQAFELFGQQLLQSSHYASVEIQEKLESMAEARQELEKAWVQRRMQLDQNLELQLFCRDCEQAENWMSAREAFLSSADTVDSSDNVEALIKKHEDFDKAIKSHEDKIATLQTLADQLIAAEHYAAKPIDERRCQVLDRWKHLKDALIEKRSKLGESQTLQQFSRDADEMENWIAEKLQLATEENYKDPANIQSKHQKHQAFEAELAANADRIQSVLAMGGNLIEKHQCAGSEDAVQKRLASIADQWEYLTQKTTEKSMKLKEANKQRTYIAAVKDLDFWLGEVESLLTSEDAGKDLASVQNLMKKHQLVEADIQAHEERIKDMNGQADSLIESGQFDAAGIQEKRQSINERYERIRNLAAHRQARLNEANTLHQFFRDIADEESWIKEKKLLVGSDDYGRDLTGVQNLKKKHKRLEAELGSHEPAIQAVQEAGEKLMDVSNLGVPEIEQRLKLLNQAWAELKQLAATRGQKLDESLTYQQFLAKVEEEEAWITEKQQLLSVEDYGDTMAAVQGLLKKHDAFETDFAAHGERCKGICEAGEALIKAGNHRADAIAQRCAQLRNKLEQLGALAARRKTRLNDNSAYLQFMWKADVVESWIADKETHVRSEEFGRDLSTVQTLLTKQETFDAGLHAFEHEGIQNITSLKEMLVKSGHDQTPSIQKRHADVIARWQKLLADSDARKQRLLRMQEQFRQIEELYLTFAKKASAFNSWFENAEEDLTDPVRCNSIEEIRALRDAHAQFQASLSSAEADFEALAALDRQIKSFNVGPNPYTWFTMEALEDTWRNLQKIIKERDVELAKEAQRQEENDKLRKEFAKHANAFHQWLAETRTSMMEGSGSLEQQLEATKRKTQEVRARRQDLKKIEDLGAILEEHLILDNRYTEHSTVGLAQQWDQLDQLGMRMQHNLEQQIQARNQSGVSEDALKEFSMMFKHFDKDKSGRLNHQEFKSCLRALGYDLPMVEEGQPDPEFENILDIVDPNRDGYVSLQEYMAFMISKETENVQSSEEIENAFRAITAADRPYVTKEELYANLTKEMADYCVARMKPYVDPKTERPITGALDYIEFTHTLFQN, via the exons ATGGATCAAATCACGCCGAAGGAAGTGAAGATTCTGGAGAATCCAGAGGATATCCAGGAGAGGAGGGACCAGGTTCTTGGTCGGTATGCGAACTTCAAAGCGGAAGCTCGGAACAAGAGAGACAAACTCGAGGACTCCCGTCGCTTTCAG TATTTCAAGCGAGATGCGGACGAACTTGAGGGATGgatctatgaaaaattacaagCTGCTTCGGATGAGAGCTACAAGGATCCGACAAATCTTCAGGCGAAGATACAAAAACATCAAGCATTTGAAGCTGAAGTCGCAGCTCACTCCAATGCCATTGTATCACTTGACAACACAGGCTCTGAAATGATAGCGCAGCATCACTTTGCTAGTGATGTGATTCGCAAAAGATTAG AGGAACTTCATCGTCTCTGGGAGCTACTGCTCAGCAGATTGGCAGACAAGGGCCTGAAATTACAGCAGGCTTTGGTACTTGTGCAATTTATCAGACACTGCGATGAAGTAATGTTCTGGATCCACGATAAAGAAGCATTTGTTACAACTGATGAATTTGGACACGACTTGGAACACGTTGAAGTGCTTCAGAgaaaatttgatgaatttCAAAAGGATATGGCTAGCCAGGAATACAGGGTAACAGAAGTGAACGAATTGGCGGATAAACTACTCTTGGACGGACACCCTGAGCGCGATACTATCCTGCGTAGAAAAGAGGAGCTGAACGAATCCTGGCAAAGACTCAAGCAGCTTGCTGTTTTGAGACAGGAAAAACTCTTCGGCGCGCACGAGATTCAACGATTTAATCGTGACGCGGATGAGACGATGGCTTGGATAGCTGAAAAGGATGTCGTACTGTCTTCCGATGACTTTGGGCGAGATCTCGCTAGCGTACAGACGTTGCAAAGGAAACACGAGGGTATTGAACGCGATTTAGCTGCGTTGGAAGACAAAGTATACTCTCTGGGGACGGAAGCCGATCGGCTGGCCGCTATTCATCAAGCGGATCATTCTAAACAGATTCAAGCTAAGCGTGCGGAGATCTTACAATCGTGGGAGAGTCTTACGGCGAAAGCGAAGGAGCGACGTTTGAAGCTGGACGAGTCTTACTATTTGCACAGATTCTTGGCTGATTACAGAGATTTGGTTTCTTGGATGAATGACATGAAGGCGATTATATCTGCGGACGAACTAGCCAAGGACGTAGCAGGCGCAGAAGCCCTCGTCGATAGACACCAGGAACACAAGGGCGAAATAGATGCTAGAGCCGACAGCTTTGATGCGACTACATTAGCCGGCAATAATCTTTTGGAGAAAAAGCACTATGCTGCGGAAGAAGTAGCTAAGAAATTGAATTCCCTTGCAGAAGATAAGCAATCTCTGCTGAGTCTCTGGGAAAAGAGGAGGATCCTGTATGAGCAGTGTGTGGATCTCCAATTATTCTACAGAGATACAGAGCAAGCGGATGCGTGGATGGCGAAGCAAGAAGCGTTCCTCGCAAACGAGGACTTAGGCGACTCCCTTGATAGTGTGGAAGcactaataaaaaaacatgAGGACTTTGATAAGTCCCTTGCAGCTCAAGAGGACAAGATCAAGATACTGGACGAATTTGCTGGTAAACTCATAGAGGGTGAACACTATGCGGCGGACGATGTGGCGCAGAGACGTCAGTCGCTCTTGGAAAGGCGTGCCGTTCTTCTGGAGAAATCTGCACAGAGGAGACGACGACTGGAAGACGCCTATAAGTTGCAACAGTTTGAGCGCGACTGCGACGAGACCAAAGGCTGGGTGAACGAGAAACTAAAATTCGCCACCGACGATAGTTACTTGGACCCCACCAACTTGAATGGCAAGGTGCAAAAGCACCAGAATTTCGAGCAAGAATTGAATGCCAACAGCACTCGCATGGCGGAGATGGTAGCGACTGGTCAAGAGCTGATCGAGGATGGCCATTATGCCAGCAGTCGCATTGGCACTCGCACCGACGAGATTATGAGACTGTGGGAGTGTTTGACCCAAGCCACAGAGAAGAAAGGAGCAAAGTTGCAGGAAGCTTCTCAGCAGCAGCAGTTCAATCGTACCGTCGAGGACATTGAGTTGTGGTTGTCTGAAGTCGAGGGCCAACTAATGTCGGAGGATTATGGCAAGGATTTGACCAGCGTACAGAACCTTCAGAAGAAACACGCCTTGTTAGAGGCCGATGTCGCCTCGCACTCTGATAGAATCGACAGCATCGCTCAGGCCGCAGATCAGTTCGTGAAGTCGGGTCACTTCGATGCCAACAACATCAAAGTCAAGCAGGATCAGCTGCAATCCAGATACGGTGCCTTGCAGCGTCCGATGAGCGTTCGCAAGCAACGGTTGCTCGACTCTTTGCAAGTGCAGCAGTTGTTCAGAGACATTGAAGATGAGGAGGCTTGGATCCGTGAGAAAGAACCTGTCGCTGCATCTACCAACCGCGGCCGTGACCTGATCGGTGTGCAAAACTTGCAGAAGAAACACCAGGCTGTTTTAGCCGAGATAAACAACCACGAGCCACGTGTTGCAGCTGTCTGTCAGGCTGGAGCAACAATGTTGCAGGAAAGCCACTTCGCTGCTGAGGAAGTTAGTCAACGCTTGGCTGCACTGGACGAGCACTGGGGGCAGTTGAAGGAGAAAGCTCGGCAGCGTAAAACTGACTTGGACGATTCGCTTCAGGCCCATCAATACTTTGCAGACGCTAACGAAGCAGAATCGTGGATGAAGGAGAAGAGACCCATCGTGATGAACGCCGACTACGGAAAGGACGAGGACAGCTCTGAGGCTTTGCTGAAGAAGCATGAAGCATTAGTTAGCGATCTGGAGGCTTTCGCTAGCACTATAGCTGCTCTGAAGGAACAAGCTCAATCCTGTCGCCAACAGGAGACTCCTACAATTGACATCACCGGCAAGGAGTGCGTCGTCGCCCTGTACGATTACACGGAAAAATCACCCAGAGAAGTATCCATGAAAAAGGGCGACACTTTGACGCTGCTAAATTCCAACAACAAGGATTGGTGGAAGGTTGAGGTCAACGACCGACAAGGATTCGTTCCAGCTGCGTACGTAAAGCGAGTGGAACCAGAAGCCGGGCTCAGTGCCTCCCAACAGAACTTGGCTAGAGAGCAGAGCTCCATCGCTGCCAGACAAGCGCAGATCGAAGGTCAATACGATGATCTTCTGAGATTGGCACGCGAGCGGCAGAACAAGTTGAATGAGACCGCAAAGGCTTACGTGCTCGTCAGAGAGGCGGCAGAGCTAGCTACTTGGATCAAGGACAAGGAGAATCACGCTCAGGTTCAGGACGTCGGCGAAGATCTGGAACAGGTTGAGGTCATGCAGAAGAAGTTCGACGATTTCCAGGCGGACCTGAAGGCGAATGAAGTGCGCCTCGCTGAAATGAACGAGATTGCTGTTCAGCTGATGAGCTTGGGACAGACGGAAGCGGCCCTGAAGATTCAGACCCAGATTCAAGATCTCAACGAAAAGTGGACCAGTCTACAAACTCTCACTGCCGAGCGAGCCAATCAGTTGGGCTCAGCTCACGAGGTACAGCGATTCCACCGTGATGTTGACGAGACCAAGGATTGGATTCGTGAAAAGGATGCTGCTCTGAACAACGACGATCTTGGGAAAGATTTGCGCAGCGTACAAGCCTTGCAACGCAAACACGAAGGTTTGGAGAGAGATCTGGCAGCGTTAGGAGATAAAATCAAGCAGCTGGATGAAACTGCCAATCGTTTGATGCAATCTCACCCTGAAACTGCTGAACAGACCTATGCCAAGCAGAAGGAGATCAACGAGGAATGGACCCAGTTAACCGCAAAAGCCAATAGCAGAAAAGAGAAACTGTTGGATTCTTATGACCTCCAACGCTTCCTCAGCGATTACAGAGATTTGATGGCTTGGATCAATTCAATGATGGGTCTGGTCGCTACTGAAGAGCTGGCTTCAGATTCTACCGGTGCTGAAGCTTTGCTTGATCGTCATCAG GAACATCGTATAGAGATCGATGCCAGAGCAGGTACCTTCCAGGCGTTCGAACTCTTTGGACAGCAGCTTCTACAGTCCAGTCACTATGCAAGTGTCGAGATCCAGGAGAAGTTAGAGTCTATGGCTGAAGCGAGACAGGAGCTGGAAAAAGCCTGGGTTCAAAGACGCATGCAACTCGATCAGAATTTGGAGCTGCAGCTTTTCTGCAGGGACTGCGAACAAGCTGAGAACTGGATGAGCGCCAGAGAAGCTTTCCTGAGCAGCGCGGACACCGTAGACAGCAGTGACAACGTCGAGGCTCTGATAAAGAAGCACGAAGACTTTGACAAAGCGATCAAGTCCCATGAAGATAAAATTGCTACTCTGCAGACCCTGGCGGATCAATTGATAGCGGCCGAACATTATGCCGCCAAGCCGATCGATGAAAGACGCTGCCAAGTCTTGGACCGTTGGAAGCACCTCAAGGACGCTCTCATCGAGAAACGTTCAAAGCTGGGAGAGTCGCAGACcttgcaacaattttcgcGAGATGCCGACGAAATGGAGAACTGGATCGCCGAAAAATTACAGCTGGCGACTGAGGAGAACTACAAGGATCCTGCGAACATTCAGTCGAAGCACCAGAAACACCAGGCGTTTGAGGCAGAGTTAGCAGCAAACGCAGACAGAATCCAGTCCGTGCTTGCCATGGGAGGCAATTTGATAGAGAAGCATCAATGTGCTGGTTCCGAGGACGCTGTTCAGAAGAGGTTGGCGTCGATCGCGGATCAATGGGAGTATCTCACGCAGAAGACAACCGAGAAGTCCATGAAGTTGAAGGAAGCAAACAAGCAGCGCACCTACATTGCTGCTGTCAAGGATCTCGACTTCTGGCTCGGTGAAGTTGAGAGTCTGCTGACATCTGAGGACGCAGGCAAGGATCTGGCCTCGGTGCAAAACTTGATGAAGAAGCATCAGCTGGTTGAAGCCGACATCCAAGCTCACGAAGAGAGGATCAAAGACATGAATGGCCAGGCGGATTCGCTGATAGAGAGCGGCCAGTTCGACGCGGCCGGTATCCAAGAGAAACGGCAGAGTATAAACGAGCGCTACGAGAGAATTCGGAATCTGGCTGCCCATCGACAAGCTAGATTAAATGAAGCCAATACCTTGCATCAGTTCTTCAGAGACATCGCTGACGAGGAGTCCTGGATCAAGGAGAAGAAACTGTTGGTCGGTTCGGACGACTATGGTCGCGACCTAACTGGCGTTCAAAATCTGAAGAAGAAACACAAGAGGCTGGAAGCTGAACTGGGTAGTCACGAGCCAGCCATTCAAGCAGTCCAGGAAGCTGGGGAAAAGCTGATGGACGTTTCAAACCTGGGTGTTCCTGAGATAGAGCAACGTTTGAAGTTGCTGAACCAAGCGTGGGCAGAATTAAAGCAGTTGGCCGCTACTAGAGGACAGAAATTAGACGAATCACTGACTTACCAACAGTTCCTGGCCAAggtcgaagaagaagaggctTGGATCACGGAAAAGCAACAACTGCTATCAGTTGAGGACTATGGCGACACCATGGCTGCAGTGCAAGGTCTTTTGAAGAAGCACGACGCGTTCGAAACAGATTTTGCCGCTCACGGGGAACGTTGCAAGGGTATATGCGAAGCTGGCGAGGCTTTAATCAAGGCTGGCAATCATCGTGCGGATGCTATAGCTCAGAGATGCGCTCAACTGCGAAACAAATTGGAACAACTTGGCGCTCTGGCTGCTAGAAGGAAGACTAGGCTAAATGATAACTCTGCCTACTTGCAGTTCATGTGGAAGGCTGACGTCGTTGAGTCCTGGATTGCCGACAAGGAAACCCACGTTCGCTCCGAGGAATTCGGTCGGGATCTGTCCACCGTTCAGACACTGCTCACCAAGCAGGAAACGTTCGACGCAGGTCTACACGCGTTCGAACACGAGGGCATTCAAAATATCACCTCGTTGAAGGAAATGCTGGTGAAATCTGGACACGATCAAACGCCCAGCATCCAGAAACGTCATGCGGACGTTATCGCCCGCTGGCAGAAGCTTCTGGCTGACTCTGACGCCAGGAAACAACGCTTATTGAGAATGCAAGAACAGTTCAGGCAAATCGAAGAATTGTACCTGACCTTCGCCAAGAAGGCATCTGCCTTCAACTCGTGGTTCGAGAATGCCGAGGAAGATCTAACCGATCCTGTTCGCTGCAACAGTATCGAGGAAATCCGGGCTTTGAGAGATGCTCACGCGCAATTCCAGGCTAGCCTGTCCTCCGCCGAAGCTGACTTTGAAGCACTAGCTGCTCTGGATAGACAGATCAAGAGCTTTAACGTTGGTCCCAACCCGTACACCTGGTTCACCATGGAGGCGTTAGAGGATACATGGAGGAATCTGCAGAAGATCATCAAGGAGCGTGACGTGGAACTCGCAAAGGAAGCTCAACGCCAAGAAGAGAACGACAAGCTACGAAAAGAATTTGCTAAACATGCAAATGCATTCCATCAATGGTTGGCCGAAACAAGAACGTCCATGATGGAGGGGTCGGGATCACTGGAACAACAGCTGGAAGCTACGAAGAGGAAGACGCAAGAAGTACGTGCTCGCCGCCAAGACttgaagaaaatagaagatcTAGGAGCCATTCTAGAGGAACATTTGATCTTGGACAATCGGTATACAGAGCACAGCACAGTGGGATTGGCGCAACAGTGGGACCAGTTGGATCAGTTGGGAATGCGTATGCAACACAATTTGGAGCAACAGATACAGGCACGAAATCAGTCCGGTGTTTCTGAAGATGCTCTAAAGGAGTTCTCCATGATGTTCAAACACTTCGACAAGGACAAGAGTGGTCGTCTCAATCACCAAGAATTCAAATCCTGCCTAAGAGCGCTTGGTTACGACCTACCTATGGTGGAAGAAGGACAACCAGATCCAGAATTTGAGAATATCCTTG ATATCGTAGATCCTAACAGAGATGGTTACGTATCGTTACAAGAGTACATGGCTTTCATGATCAGCAAGGAAACTGAGAATGTGCAAAGTTCTGAAGAAATCGAAAACGCTTTCCGCGCAATCACAGCCGCCGATCGGCCATACGTTACGAAAGAAGAACTCTACGCT AATCTCACCAAAGAAATGGCCGATTATTGCGTTGCCCGCATGAAACCGTACGTCGACCCGAAGACAGAACGACCTATCACAGGAGCATTAGATTATATCGAATTTACTCACACacttttccaaaattaa